The following are encoded in a window of Castanea sativa cultivar Marrone di Chiusa Pesio chromosome 9, ASM4071231v1 genomic DNA:
- the LOC142611059 gene encoding uncharacterized protein LOC142611059 isoform X1 translates to MSHRKTKNLLVRAFTGRRRIRHSVDTWEVKQELSDRGYTDLVIQMGFESYTPTKSRGEDGSLAVDFFTFSSSIADYLRSASLLISHTGLLGTKLRSFYFFYYPFWFLAGERIVNLYILELLSF, encoded by the exons ATGTCtcacagaaaaacaaaaaacctccTCGTCCGAGCGTTTACCGGACGACGTCGTATTCGACATTCAG TGGATACTTGGGAAGTTAAGCAAGAGTTGTCGGATAGAGGCTATACTGATCTTGTCATTCAGATGGGTTTTGAATCATACACGCCCACTAag TCTAGAGGAGAAGATGGGTCCCTAGCTGTAGACTTCTTCACTTTCTCATCAAGCATTGCGGATTATCTGAGATCTGCATCTCTGCTGATCAGTCACACAG GGTTGCTAGGAACAAAACTCAGAAGcttctattttttctattatccTTTTTGGTTCCTAGCAGGTGAGAGAATAGTTAATTTGTATATACTTGAACTATTaagcttttaa
- the LOC142610064 gene encoding F-box/kelch-repeat protein At3g06240-like, which produces MSQNITERQKSESSWKKKKSMLTSDRLPDDILIDILSRLPPKSLIRFRCVSKSWSSTITNPFFITTHLNQAKSLSNGYLLYTRLPVEFLCGKELCAVVYNRDRTLTQVSKYEIPFSGSRILGICNGLFCLGSHRVLNLWNPCIRKFKKVLDSTRFTRFCRHIALGLAYCSQNNDYKIVRMLCFEELNGEGKLIPALAEVYTLSRDSWNWIRISVDSLNRFEPNGSIDRIDESPCVFFNGALHSIAYIGNYKFILSFDVNDETFREIMLPNDYLNGVHLRFEKLVVFKGSLSLIVFVQAEDEEGDVLHIWVMREYGVVKSWTKKSVPMEKVGQFIGCTDNGELLIKKIGTGLVLFDPESRNEENLGIKNATWAAYTTNFLESLVLFDGVNV; this is translated from the coding sequence ATGTCTCAGAACATAACAGAACGACAAAAATCTGAGTCgtcttggaagaagaagaagtcaatGCTTACATCCGACCGTCTACCGGACGATATCCTAATCGACATCCTGAGTCGACTGCCACCCAAATCCTTAATCCGATTCAGGTGCGTTTCCAAATCTTGGAGCTCCACAATCACCAACCCCTTTTTCATCACCACACATCTCAACCAAGCCAAATCTTTGTCCAATGGTTATTTGCTATATACACGGTTGCCTGTGGAGTTTTTGTGTGGCAAAGAATTGTGTGCTGTTGTTTACAATAGGGACCGAACGTTGACCCAGGTTTCTAAATATGAAATACCCTTTTCTGGTTCACGTATATTGGGCATTTGTAATGGCTTATTTTGCTTAGGTAGTCATAGAGTACTAAATTTGTGGAACCCATGTATTAGGAAGTTTAAGAAGGTACTTGATAGTACTCGTTTCACAAGGTTTTGCCGTCATATTGCTCTTGGACTTGCTTATTGTTCTCAAAATAATGACTACAAGATTGTGAGGATGTTGTGTTTTGAAGAGTTGAATGGAGAAGGAAAATTGATCCCAGCTTTAGCTGAGGTTTATACACTGAGTAGGGATTCGTGGAATTGGATTAGAATATCGGTGGACTCGTTAAATAGGTTTGAACCCAATGGATCTATTGATAGAATTGATGAATCCCCGTGTGTGTTTTTCAATGGAGCTTTGCATTCTATAGCATATATTGGGAACTATAAATTCATTTTGTCTTTTGATGTTAATGATGAGACATTCCGAGAGATAATGTTGCCGAATGATTACTTAAATGGAGTTCATCTACGATTTGAAAAACTTGTGGTGTTCAAGGGATCATTGTCTTTGATTGTTTTTGTTCAAGCTGAAGATGAAGAGGGTGATGTTTTGCACATTTGGGTGATGAGGGAGTATGGGGTTGTTAAGTCTTGGACTAAAAAAAGTGTACCAATGGAAAAGGTTGGGCAGTTCATTGGCTGCACTGACAATGGTGAACTTTTGATCAAGAAGATTGGCACTGGGCTGGTTTTGTTTGATCCTGAGAGTCGTAACGAGGAAAATCTTGGAATTAAAAATGCTACTTGGGCAGCTTATACTACTAATTTCTTGGAGAGCCTAGTATTGTTTGATGGTGTAAACGTGTAA
- the LOC142611059 gene encoding uncharacterized protein LOC142611059 isoform X3, whose product MSHRKTKNLLVRAFTGRRRIRHSVDTWEVKQELSDRGYTDLVIQMGFESYTPTKSRGEDGSLAVDFFTFSSSIADYLRSASLLISHTGP is encoded by the exons ATGTCtcacagaaaaacaaaaaacctccTCGTCCGAGCGTTTACCGGACGACGTCGTATTCGACATTCAG TGGATACTTGGGAAGTTAAGCAAGAGTTGTCGGATAGAGGCTATACTGATCTTGTCATTCAGATGGGTTTTGAATCATACACGCCCACTAag TCTAGAGGAGAAGATGGGTCCCTAGCTGTAGACTTCTTCACTTTCTCATCAAGCATTGCGGATTATCTGAGATCTGCATCTCTGCTGATCAGTCACACAG GTCCATAA
- the LOC142611059 gene encoding uncharacterized protein LOC142611059 isoform X2 has product MGTTCFHALVKAVDTWEVKQELSDRGYTDLVIQMGFESYTPTKSRGEDGSLAVDFFTFSSSIADYLRSASLLISHTGLLGTKLRSFYFFYYPFWFLAGERIVNLYILELLSF; this is encoded by the exons ATGGGAACTACTTGTTTTCATGCTCTTGTTAAAGCAGTGGATACTTGGGAAGTTAAGCAAGAGTTGTCGGATAGAGGCTATACTGATCTTGTCATTCAGATGGGTTTTGAATCATACACGCCCACTAag TCTAGAGGAGAAGATGGGTCCCTAGCTGTAGACTTCTTCACTTTCTCATCAAGCATTGCGGATTATCTGAGATCTGCATCTCTGCTGATCAGTCACACAG GGTTGCTAGGAACAAAACTCAGAAGcttctattttttctattatccTTTTTGGTTCCTAGCAGGTGAGAGAATAGTTAATTTGTATATACTTGAACTATTaagcttttaa